taacaagaatgtgaaaagataaaaatgggtgtgaatagcactatccTTTAATTTTTGCCGAAATAAAAGCAAGAAtcaataataatttatttattcaaaGAAATCAATCATATAATTTAAGGAAAATTGTCACTAGtgctacggtctagtggtatttctcttcactaattagtgagaggtcttaggttcaactctcgccaaaggcgaattttgAACCAATTtattagcccattgtgaggctaagcccacctccTCCTCTTAGTGTAGTAAATATCGATtgttcaaaaaaagaaaattagcaATGCCTTGTAAATTTAGTGCCTCCTGATTTGCCTTATCTATGTTCAATTGGGTTGTGACcctcttaatttttaaaaacgtaTCAATTTGCTTTCATCGTCAATTTTCCCATCAAATCAGGGGTTAATGTTAGTTCATTCAAGAGGTTATTGCTGATCTCTTCTTCGAGCTTGCTCCGCTCAAGACAAACTTACGTACAATGAGAACAACTACGGTGATATCTCAAAGTAATCATGCACAAACGCGTGTTTTAAGTGCAATGCATGATTGATTTGACATACAATTGCGTAAAGTCCTTCGCATGACcctcacatcatttgaaaaaaaaaattaaatagaaaGGAAATAAAAGGGAAAGCCTTCCATCGCCTGCATATCGAAGCCACAAACTTTTTAAATTAACGTCTCCAAGCCAATCCTCACTACAAGTCTGCAATGGAAAAAAATAgggcgcgtttactaatccgtaatcaaattgagaggaattggattgaggaggaattgaaatgaggtggaatcagaattagattcttgttgaagttgtttactaaaactgtctggaatcggagtagaaatgatgttgagtccatataagttgtttactaattcacttcaatcggaatgaaaactagGTTGATTACTATATTACCCTTACATGAATAAATaattttcatactaattaattaaattaaattcttaattaaatttatataataaaattcatttatataaaaatatataaataggttttatttatttattaaaagatggcaAGAATAATATTGAGTCCAtaaaagttgtttactaatccacttcaatcggaatgaaaactaagttgatTATTAAATtacccttacataaataaattattttcatactaattaattaaattaaattcttaattaaatttatataataaaattcatctatataaaaatatataaatagattttatttatttattaaaatatggCATAATGAATGTCAAATGAAGGGTAATATTGAGATTATAAGAAACAAGTGAGTGCATCATTGGTAGAAAAAATCCATTCCAGATTCCTCAAGTCTCAAGGAATTGAAATACCTCCGTCATGTAGGGAGTCTAATTCCTCCAAAATTAGGAGTTGGATTCCTTAATGCGCGTGGACCCCACATGTATTTTGATTACCCAAGATTACTTAAACAAAGGTGTATCCCGTAATCGGAATCCAATTCCGTAAATTGATTCCGATTACAGCTACGTGCTATATATATAGACTGAGGTTTATATAGATCAATATTAAGCAACTGTATAGGCGACGTCCCGTGTATGCGGCGATAGCTCACACACATAAAATCCTAGTGAAATGATGCTTTGCTTAGATCCTACAACGCCTGCATCTGGAGATCGGTGTGGCCACTATTgttggtagaggatggtgaagCAGAGTCCTGGTTGTCGTCAGCAGACTTCATCTCTTGAACTTGAGGTGGGTTGACGACGGTCATTGGCATCACAGAATTGTCCGAGAGGCGTCCCTTCATCTCCCTGTGCTCTTGGCACAAGGCGCACCAGTGCAAGCAGGAGTGTGTCAAGCATGGGTGACACGGTGAGTTCTGCAGTCAACAACGCAATTCAGCATTTAGCAGCTTCAGCAGCATACAGATAACAAAAAATTACCTGTAGATGATACTTCTTCTGCAAGGCTTGCCGGACAAGACCTGCAAATACCACACGCATCCACCAAGAACATAACAGACCCTCGCAAATAGTAATTGAAATCCATGGGTCAACACCATGGAAGATTGCAGTTAATGCTGCCAGAGCCAAACCACCTTCAATACAAACACAAGCAGCATGAGAAATGCATGGTCTGTGCCAAGGGGTCTCATTGCTTACGCTTTGGCTCATAACATTGCGCCCAAACAGAACACATGGACAAAATAACCCTGTCAAGCCTGAAGAGGTAACAAAAGGCACGGGCACGGTGTTATCAGTAGACTGTGTTTTTATATTGCAGAAAACGAATCACTGGAACTAGAGTCTAGATACACCGTAGCAAGGGCAAAGACGTTCATGCTTATCAATCACAAGACTATGGTCAATCAATTGGATGGGCAGAAACATCTTACTTGATAAAATCAGAGGCGGCATTCAATGAAGAGAGCAATGCTAGagttaaatttcaaattttaaaaagcaAGCATGAAAGCTTGTTCTGAGCATTCCATATTCCAGTGACAAACTCCGAGAGACGCAAAATCACCCAGAAAAATCGAAAGGAAGAAGGTATCTTATCAAATATAGACATAAGCCTCATAGAATTAACACATGCATTGCTAGAGTTGCATATATGTGAGAAAAACCCTAAAGTGAGGGCTTTGGGCTTTGTTTATGAGGCAAGCTCAGCGGGACTCCAAATCCCCCGAAAAAAAAAGTATCTAACTTAATGGAAACCAAAGGTAGTTCCCATAAACTCAATACCATATCGCTGTACGAGAATCAAAAAGATATTTCCCGTATCAACTTACAACTTTCTCTATCTTCAGCACAGCCAAAAATTCCGGTTGTCCAAGGCTCATCTCTAGGGGGCAGATAGCTCTCGGGTAAAGGCTGTCCGCATTGGTGACACCTGTGAACATTCGACTGGCCCATAACACACAAGATCAGTTGCCAAATCACATcctcatccgatccgacgactTAAAATTACAATCCTCCAACGGAAACAACGTCACAtgtaaaattcacaaattcattACCATCTACCCCAATAAACCTACACTACAAATG
This region of Malus domestica chromosome 07, GDT2T_hap1 genomic DNA includes:
- the LOC103439627 gene encoding cell number regulator 6-like isoform X2, with protein sequence MADGTAHSRYVKLTKDQAPAEDIKPGELNQPIEVPQSNVHRCHQCGQPLPESYLPPRDEPWTTGIFGCAEDRESCGLALAALTAIFHGVDPWISITICEGLLCSWWMRVVFAGLVRQALQKKYHLQNSPCHPCLTHSCLHWCALCQEHREMKGRLSDNSVMPMTVVNPPQVQEMKSADDNQDSASPSSTNNSGHTDLQMQAL
- the LOC103439627 gene encoding cell number regulator 6-like isoform X1; this encodes MADGTAHSRYVKLTKDQAPAEDIKPGELNQPIEVPQSNVHRCHQCGQPLPESYLPPRDEPWTTGIFGCAEDRESCLTGLFCPCVLFGRNVMSQSVSNETPWHRPCISHAACVCIEGGLALAALTAIFHGVDPWISITICEGLLCSWWMRVVFAGLVRQALQKKYHLQNSPCHPCLTHSCLHWCALCQEHREMKGRLSDNSVMPMTVVNPPQVQEMKSADDNQDSASPSSTNNSGHTDLQMQAL